The Magnolia sinica isolate HGM2019 chromosome 3, MsV1, whole genome shotgun sequence genome includes the window GAGGAAAAGCATGAGTTTGAATGGGAACAGGTGCGATGTTTTTAATATTCCTTTGCAAGTTCTCTCCCTGTCAAAGATGTCTAGGTCCGAAAGGAAggagttgaaagtcaagctgaaagcAGAGCTTGAACAGGTTTGTGTCCTTAAGAATAAAATTTTCTCGATGTGTTTGGAAGGTATTTCTGTTTCATCTTCCAGTGTTATCCGAAATTGCAATGATGGGCAGAAGATGTCGGTGACAGAGAATTTACAGTTCTCGCTGGATTTAGCTTCTGAAAAGGGGAAGAAACAGGGCTCTGTAATCCAGAATGCGCCCATTTTGAAGTGCAGTCTTTCGGATCAGTTTGAATCCGTGAACCAGTCTGGTCCTTCTAGCAAAAAGGATGTTACATTGATGAAGCAGTGTGAGATGCTGCTGAAGCGATTGATGTCACATCAGTTTGGTTGGGTTTTCAACTCTCCCGTTGATGTGGTGAAGTTGAATCTTCCAGATTATTTCACCGTTATTAAGAATCCGATGGACCTGGGAACAATAAAGAGTAAGATGGCTTCATTGGCATACTCAAGCCCGTTGGGTTTTGCTGCGGATGTGAGGCTTACCTTCTCCAATGCAATGACTTACAATCCACCTGGGAATTATGCTCATAACATGGCGGACACGCTCAGCAAGTTCTTTGAAATGAGATGGAAATCTATTGAGAAGAAAATTCCAGTATCCAGTTCACAATTGGTACCTGCAAAATTGGCAGTTTCTAGAGAAGCACTAATTGCAAATCCATTAACACAGTCTAAAAAGAGGAAAGAATCCTCTTCTACAAATCATAAGCTTAAGATGGAGACTGAGAGTATGAAAAGGGCGAAGACAAAAGCACATAAGCTGAGTATAAGCAGAGATATAGAGTCTTTACAACTACAAGGGGACATTCCTAAACATATTGTTGATATTCTAAGGAGGCATCGGTGCGATGCGGATCAAACCAGTGAGGAGGAAATGGAGGTTGATTTCGATGTTATGAATGACGATACATTGTGCAAGTTACGGAAGCTTTTGGATGACTATTTGCAGGAGAAACATACAAATCAGGTGAAAGCCAAAGCTTGTGAAATGGAAGCTTCTCACAAATATTTGAATTGCTTATTCTGCGTTTATAAATATGTCATCCATGAGCGTCTCCATGCTTAATAAACTCATTGTTTTGTCTAGCTTTTGAACGAGTCGGGGCTTAGCAACTCATCGGTGCAGCCTTGCAAAGGTTAGATATACTTTCTCATAGTTGGTTTTTATGCTGCATAATGGGATGTCTAATGCCTTAATTTTTCATCTTTTATATAACCATAGGCAATGACCCGTCAAATGAGGATGTAGATATTGGTGGGAATGATCCTCCTGTCTCGAGCTATCCTCCCTTAGAGATAGAAAAGGATACCACTCTTAGAAGTGTCAAATGCAACAGTTCAAGCCACTCTAGCAGAGATTCAGGTTCCTCATCCAACGCTTTGTTTTTCCCTTCCATTATTGAGGCTAGACATGGTGAATTTAGAACCTTTTTTTATTTcgaaagtttttattttaaacaGGGAAGCAGTTGCTTGTCATCTGCTTTGTGAAAAGCTTACAAACTTGATTGCCTCAAATCCTGTTTGAAGTGCACTGCAAGAATGCATGTTCTCACATTTACCACTATTGGGACTGTTGGGAcattttacattttgaaacatCTTTTTACTGAACAAAAATGTGAGCTGCTCTTGTCATTGGCATTACTGCTGGTTGCTTTATTTTGATGCATCTTTATATATGCATAAAAAACATGACTTGCATTGGTGACATggtttcaagtttttttttaacCCACACTAAAATACTTTTAGTAAAATCTAAGAATGGCATGATGACATGTTTTATGTCTTTTGACAAGTGTACCCTTGTATGCTCTTGGATTATTGGCATTAGTGTTCACTAGCAATATTGTCGGTGTATTTTATTTGATGCATCTTTATATGGATACAAAAAAGA containing:
- the LOC131239928 gene encoding transcription factor GTE8-like isoform X2, which codes for MAPTVVLEYTQQKESKKPLKDFAVTMMGKTLSRGSYSSSFMPEQLAVETVGESEGFGSSCRVDTEMTASEDSCGPKRKSMSLNGNRCDVFNIPLQVLSLSKMSRSERKELKVKLKAELEQVCVLKNKIFSMCLEGISVSSSSVIRNCNDGQKMSVTENLQFSLDLASEKGKKQGSVIQNAPILKCSLSDQFESVNQSGPSSKKDVTLMKQCEMLLKRLMSHQFGWVFNSPVDVVKLNLPDYFTVIKNPMDLGTIKSKMASLAYSSPLGFAADVRLTFSNAMTYNPPGNYAHNMADTLSKFFEMRWKSIEKKIPVSSSQLVPAKLAVSREALIANPLTQSKKRKESSSTNHKLKMETESMKRAKTKAHKLSISRDIESLQLQGDIPKHIVDILRRHRCDADQTSEEEMEVDFDVMNDDTLCKLRKLLDDYLQEKHTNQLLNESGLSNSSVQPCKGNDPSNEDVDIGGNDPPVSSYPPLEIEKDTTLRSVKCNSSSHSSRDSDSDSGSSGSEFDGAKVTSPAKPVKEIEGSGATLDQEKSDILDPYDGSASGSDQVEQNPQPKPVSAGVDCHQEGENAPSGRRVSPEKLYRAALLRNRFADTILKAREKTLGQGEKGDPEKVRREREELEKQRREEKARLQAEAKAAEDARRRANAEAAAEAKRKRELEREAARQALQKMEKTVEIDESCQFLKDLEMLGSAPIELPPSFADEMSPHRSLDVMGSFKLSGSNPLEQLGLFMKVDDEEEEGDPVNVPLHDVEEGEI
- the LOC131239928 gene encoding transcription factor GTE8-like isoform X1, giving the protein MLKFDLIFLKILLGYFMAPTVVLEYTQQKESKKPLKDFAVTMMGKTLSRGSYSSSFMPEQLAVETVGESEGFGSSCRVDTEMTASEDSCGPKRKSMSLNGNRCDVFNIPLQVLSLSKMSRSERKELKVKLKAELEQVCVLKNKIFSMCLEGISVSSSSVIRNCNDGQKMSVTENLQFSLDLASEKGKKQGSVIQNAPILKCSLSDQFESVNQSGPSSKKDVTLMKQCEMLLKRLMSHQFGWVFNSPVDVVKLNLPDYFTVIKNPMDLGTIKSKMASLAYSSPLGFAADVRLTFSNAMTYNPPGNYAHNMADTLSKFFEMRWKSIEKKIPVSSSQLVPAKLAVSREALIANPLTQSKKRKESSSTNHKLKMETESMKRAKTKAHKLSISRDIESLQLQGDIPKHIVDILRRHRCDADQTSEEEMEVDFDVMNDDTLCKLRKLLDDYLQEKHTNQLLNESGLSNSSVQPCKGNDPSNEDVDIGGNDPPVSSYPPLEIEKDTTLRSVKCNSSSHSSRDSDSDSGSSGSEFDGAKVTSPAKPVKEIEGSGATLDQEKSDILDPYDGSASGSDQVEQNPQPKPVSAGVDCHQEGENAPSGRRVSPEKLYRAALLRNRFADTILKAREKTLGQGEKGDPEKVRREREELEKQRREEKARLQAEAKAAEDARRRANAEAAAEAKRKRELEREAARQALQKMEKTVEIDESCQFLKDLEMLGSAPIELPPSFADEMSPHRSLDVMGSFKLSGSNPLEQLGLFMKVDDEEEEGDPVNVPLHDVEEGEI
- the LOC131239928 gene encoding transcription factor GTE8-like isoform X3; this encodes MLKFDLIFLKILLGYFMAPTVVLEYTQQKESKKPLKDFAVTMMGKTLSRGSYSSSFMPEQLAVETVGESEGFGSSCRVDTEMTASEDSCGPKRKSMSLNGNRCDVFNIPLQVLSLSKMSRSERKELKVKLKAELEQVCVLKNKIFSMCLEGISVSSSSVIRNCNDGQKMSVTENLQFSLDLASEKGKKQGSVIQNAPILKCSLSDQFESVNQSGPSSKKDVTLMKQCEMLLKRLMSHQFGWVFNSPVDVVKLNLPDYFTVIKNPMDLGTIKSKMASLAYSSPLGFAADVRLTFSNAMTYNPPGNYAHNMADTLSKFFEMRWKSIEKKIPVSSSQLVPAKLAVSREALIANPLTQSKKRKESSSTNHKLKMETESMKRAKTKAHKLSISRDIESLQLQGDIPKHIVDILRRHRCDADQTSEEEMEVDFDVMNDDTLCKLRKLLDDYLQEKHTNQLLNESGLSNSSVQPCKGNDPSNEDVDIGGNDPPVSSYPPLEIEKDTTLRSVKCNSSSHSSRDSGSASGSDQVEQNPQPKPVSAGVDCHQEGENAPSGRRVSPEKLYRAALLRNRFADTILKAREKTLGQGEKGDPEKVRREREELEKQRREEKARLQAEAKAAEDARRRANAEAAAEAKRKRELEREAARQALQKMEKTVEIDESCQFLKDLEMLGSAPIELPPSFADEMSPHRSLDVMGSFKLSGSNPLEQLGLFMKVDDEEEEGDPVNVPLHDVEEGEI